The Spiroplasma clarkii genome has a window encoding:
- a CDS encoding lipoprotein, translating to MKKLLGLLAATGLVASTGSVVVACGENTPDVVTIDLDLTSNTVTLDISTAVDAGENEKEVTIVNFADLGELNIAQANPAVVLVNQVKVSEEGKFTLIAVQEGNTVVTITSDIEDVESVEITVNVIDSSKEQISSESIEAAVKAELEGEDEFADLTLLNAALAAIEIDGVTSLVAVADTTPGNAIVTITVASTHTLVGSTTFTLEGVLEVTEPSNKIEISSEDISAEVVGQIDGAKFATIELLNEELASITIDGVESLIAVEDEISGDAIVTITIDEENYVLVGALTFTLEGVLDTDIEAD from the coding sequence ATGAAAAAATTATTAGGATTACTTGCAGCAACAGGGTTAGTTGCAAGTACAGGATCTGTAGTAGTTGCCTGTGGAGAAAACACTCCAGATGTTGTTACCATTGATTTAGATCTTACATCAAATACAGTAACACTAGATATTAGTACTGCAGTGGATGCAGGAGAAAATGAAAAAGAAGTTACTATTGTAAACTTTGCAGACTTAGGAGAACTAAATATTGCACAAGCAAATCCAGCTGTTGTTTTAGTAAATCAAGTTAAAGTTAGTGAAGAAGGTAAATTTACATTAATAGCAGTTCAAGAAGGTAACACAGTTGTTACTATTACTTCTGATATTGAAGATGTTGAGTCTGTAGAAATTACAGTAAATGTAATTGACTCATCAAAAGAACAAATTTCAAGTGAAAGCATTGAAGCAGCTGTTAAAGCAGAACTTGAAGGTGAAGATGAGTTCGCTGATCTTACATTGTTAAATGCAGCACTAGCAGCAATTGAAATTGATGGAGTTACTAGTTTAGTTGCAGTAGCAGACACAACACCAGGGAATGCAATTGTTACTATAACAGTTGCAAGTACTCACACTTTAGTTGGTTCTACAACTTTTACACTTGAAGGTGTATTAGAAGTAACTGAACCAAGTAATAAAATTGAAATTTCATCTGAGGATATTAGTGCAGAAGTTGTTGGACAAATTGATGGTGCAAAATTTGCTACTATTGAATTGCTAAATGAAGAACTAGCAAGTATAACTATTGATGGAGTTGAAAGCTTAATTGCAGTAGAAGATGAAATATCAGGAGATGCAATTGTTACCATTACA